In the genome of Hemicordylus capensis ecotype Gifberg chromosome 10, rHemCap1.1.pri, whole genome shotgun sequence, the window AGATCTCTTGGGGCCTGCTTCAGTTATTAAGCACTGTGCAGCAAGCCAGCTTGCAGTGGTTTTTAAGGGATCTTGCTGTGATCACAGGGGAATATTTTGTATCAAAGtaacactcactcacacacacacacactctctttctttctctcacacacacacccctgttccTTGCATGGCAATGGCACACACTCCACCTGGAGAATTTCTGTCTGGCACACCACCATTAATGGCCAAGGAGGCCTGCCAGGAAAACCTAGGAAGATGTTCccaggagatgtcagggagtgaaacTTGGTCCATCTGCTGGCCAAGTAGCTGTTCtgccctgagctatggccccatcccctacagtgGGCAGCCCTAAGAGCCAATAGCTTGTGTCTAtgtggtcgccagcagtcgacaccaactccatggcacactttaccttgacaaTAGGCCAGAGATGCTGTCACTCAACTGTCCCAATTCTTCTGTgctccccctttcttttcttttcttttttttttgcatttgcttTACCTGCCTCTTCAGCCTCCATCCTCCCTGGCGTCATTGGCTTAactactgtgatgtcacagaggTGCCTTCCGGGCTTTGCCCTTGCTCAGACTAGAATGATTGCGAGATTCAAAGTGCTCTCATTTCTCCTTCTAAGGTATGCCAGCTACTACCAATAGTTTGGGAAATCATGGTCTAGGCTCGGTTTTGAATAGAAGCTGGAGCTAGGTCTTTGGGGGTCCTCAGCAAAGTGACCCTGtaagctctcccccccaccaccatctttGCTTACCAATAATGCAACATATCCATCCCCTCCTCATACCCAGTGCCCCAATGGAATGGGCGAAAATGCACTGCCTTATGGGCTAACAAATATGGCAAGCATCAGCAGCACATCTGAAGAGCATTATGGGATACTGATGGAGGCAGGCTCACCTTGggctggtgccaccaccaaagaGCCGCCATCTTTTTCCTCCAGGGCCTTGGGGTTTAGTCATGAGCCCTGTGATGGACCTTGAACAAAACTTTGAGGGAACTAGAGTTGCTTTGTCAATGAAAAAGAATATTAGGAACTAGTTTTGCCAAGGCAGGCAACAGGAGCTGAGCTAATATAACCTGACGGCCATTTCTAGAGGTCATTTAAGGTACAGGAATCTGGGGCAGTGAGGTGTGTTGGAGGGATTAGCTGGGCTTTTTACCCTCAAGCTGTTAATCATGGTTAAGCCCCAAAGTTATTGTGTGTACAGTTAATTAGTGTGTCCCAACCTCCCTAGGAAAGGAACAAAATTCAAGGTGTGCCTTTGCAACTGACTTTGGAGGGAAATCCAGTGTGTTTTCTCTCCTCTTTAGCATACTTATATGTGAGAATGCAACTTAACAGAGGAAATGGTTCCATTTGCCAAGGGTACTGTAGGCGCTTGTAATATTCTCTCGAAAACCATCAGGGACAGAGCTATAGGCTCAGCTGAATCATTTGATGTGACCCTTGCTGGATGATATCAGCTCAGATGAGAttacagggaagagagctggtctggtggtagcaagcatgacttgtccccttaagctaagcagggtgaGCCCTGgctgcatacaaaagggagactagaagtgtgagcactgtaagagattcccctcaggggatggagctactctgggaagcgcatctaggctccaaattccttccctggcatctccaagatagggctgcgagagacttctgcctgcaaccttggagaagccactgctagtctgtgtagacaatactgtagacaatactgagcgagatggtccaatggtctgactcagtatattgcagcttccaatgttcctatgagagtGGGGGTGGAGAGTAGCATTAAATTTCTGGACACTTtctgtgcctctttgttcagtcagCCGGGGACAGGCTGAAAAAGGGTGCAGTCAAGTCTATGGAGTTCAGCCTCACGGCAGGTGTAAAACAGACACATACTTCtgtaaaaaaacaccacacaggcAGAGGTCACAGCCTAGACTTGTTGCAGGAGACAGTCACCTCTGCCTCCCCAGATGTTTTCTTTCCCAAATTTATTTGGGCCCAGGGAGACACAACGTGGGAGTTCTGAGACTGGAACGCCCAATGTCTTTTCCCATTccaaaacagcagctgcagggggtggcagtttgggtgggcggggcggggggggagagaagagtcccccacccccaggaatacCACAGCCAGTTTAGGCTCTCCTTAAACTTGCTATTAGCCATGCAGGGGTGCCTATGGGCACAATTATCCAAACGGTTTTCAGCTAACCCCAAGAATGTCTCTGCCAGCAGGGGTGGGTCTGTGCATCTAGCAAGTTTCAATACAGCCTTAATGTGTGCAATTTAGACAGTCGCACACATTCAGGCTGTGGAATTCTCCAGTTAGTGCAGAGAAGTCACAAAGGTGCTGGTACGAGGATCGTGGCATCAGGATGGTCAGGAGGCTTTCCACTCTGAAACTCAATTTAATGAGATCCCAGGACATCGGAGATGCAGGAAGAAATAAGCTTTCTGCATAGATAGAATGACTTATAATAATGCCTGCAATTCTGCATCGTTCAAAGACTGCACACTGGGAGAGACCCTTGGTGGTTCAAAGAGTTAAGCTTGATGATTTTCTTAAATAAGAAAATAATCCGTGTGTACCTTGACACAAATCTCCACCGCATCTGCCACTGATTCTCTGGCTCTGGTATTCAGAAACACCCAGGATGAGAAACATTATTATCCTGGCAAGGTAGTGGCCATTTACTATATGTGACATTTTGGAAACACTGCCTTGTAGCGATAcacccaggcagaaattcatcaggggcaacCTCTAGGCAAAGGATTGGGAATACagtacctgctgaatttctgcctggacacacccctccccagcccaaacTCTAGCAGAAAGCCCACAGCAAATGTGTGAATGCAGAGCTTCATTTTTAAAGTAGGCTAAtcagtgttctctcatttttttcatctgtgtgcagaatgagttttgttctgggcggcagtatcaaggcagtgtgtgcacacctgcattcagaatgggaccatcccgattcaacttgagcgggatctaaaaattaattaatcaatcaaaaaacttgtgagcgcgcacacacaccttagagagaacacggaAGCTAATATACCAGGCTGCCCAAAATTTGTACAGCATATATGGCGTGGAAGCTAAGATGGGCACCTTATCTTACAATTCAGGACCAGCGAAAGCTCTAAGATGGTAAGAGAGTGTCTTAGCTCTCATCGCAAACCAAAAGTGTTTGGATTACAGAATTTATATCAATTAGATTGCCAGCACTACGTGGCTCTGAAGTGGAGGCCCCCGTAACCTGAGCCGCAGAAACGATGAAGTTCTCACGCATCCTCCAGCAGCATTTAATAGCGAAGTGGTAGTTAATTAGATGCTCAAGCGGCAATAGCAGCTGTCAGGCCATGCAGCATGGGAAGACGGGTGCGCAGGCGTGTGCAATGCTGCATGGCACGGCTGTTTAGCAAAGCAGTTATCATTCAGCTGGGCATATGCAGAACAGAGGAGACTGCCGCTTGGGGTTAAAGGAGGGCCGCTTCTCCCGCTGGTGCTCAACAGAGCTCTGATCTTTGTGGCAATCATCAAAGGagcaggcagcaagatgcccagAGGCCATTGGGATCAAGAAACAAGAGACAAGCAATGCAATCCTGTTCCTCTCTACTCAGAAATAAGTGCTGGCAGGCCAGACGAAGTGCAGAGTGATCGAGATGCAACACTGAACATCAGGTCAGCAACTGAGCTCAGTGGGGGTTACTCCCAAGCCAGTCCAAATACTCTGCATGGTTACAAATTggagctgggaatgatgggagttgtagttcagcaacatctggaggaacccagattgggaaccattgCTCCAAGGGGTAGCAAGTGGGGGTGGGCACTCCCCCagaagtagagttgccatgccccccagaattttgcgtttcacccagatttgcccggatttcagctttcctctctctctctctttttgtttaaaagaagctaagctctagccctcgcAGAAGTatagttatggagcaaaatgtgcagtcactgttctgctcaaaaattatcttcaagccaatttacataatatgcaaattaggcacccagatttggagagccagaatgtggcaaccctacccaGAAGTATTTTCCATTCCCCGTTTTGCTTCTCCACCCACCAGGCAAATGTTACAGCAAAGTGCCAGACAATAACACTCCTAGTCTATCATGGCTCTCCAGCTTGacttaattattttaaatgggaCCCCAAATGGTACAGATCACCCCAGCTGGATGATGTACTATTTGGAATGCCCTTGGAATAGTATACCAGATGAAGACTAATGTCCTTGTAGTTCTTTCCCCTGAACTAAGGCAAGTCCAGACCAgcacctttatttaaaaaaaaaaaaaagaggacacTAGCAaagtttaaacaaaaaacaaaaccccaaacacacaACATTACAAGTTCCAAGTGTCTGTATTGCAAGTTGTTGTGCTTCTCCTCTCAAAAAGGCAGGTGGCCGGCTGCGCTAAAGGGTCATATATGAAAGTGACAGGCTGGTGCTGTAGGAACCTCGCGTAAGAGATCTTACCTCCTGCTGCTCCCGAGTTCTCGACATGCAGATTGTGTCAGGCTGGCAAGTGTTTCCATGTGCTAACGAAAGCTGTGGGGATGAGGGAGTAAGGCACAGTGGTGATGCAGTTCCACGTATCTGTGGTCGGGTCGTAACAATCCAGCGTTTTGCACCTCTGCGTCCCAAAGTAGCCCCCCACCACATAAAGCTTGTTCCCCGACGCCAGAGCGTGGCACGACATCCGCTTGGCTGTCATGTCCCCGACCCGCGTCCACTGGTCCGTTTCGCAATCAAAACGGTAGGCGGATGCCGCCGTATATTCCGTGTCCCCGCCCATGATAAAGATCTGGCTGCCGAGGACGGCAGCTGCGGTATAGCGCCAGGGCTGGGGGCACTGCGCTTTGATCGTCCACTGGTCCTCCACTGGATCGTAGCACTGGACTTTGGACACCTTGTCTCGGTGGATGCTCGTCCCGCCAAAGACATAGAGCTTCAGCCTCGCACTTACGACCGCCGCGTTGCTGACGCCATCCTGCAGACGGGCTACCATCGTCCACTTGTTGGCAACGGGGTCATACTTCTCCACCTGCTTCAGAGAAACAGAAGGCGAGGCGGGAAAGACGCCGGCCACGGCCGTGTGTCCCCCAACTACGTACAGACAGTTCTCCAATTCAGCTGAACCATGTCCGAAGCGAGCGATAAGCATCGGGGAAGCTTTGGACCACTCTTCATTCACCATGTCATAGACCCAGACGTCCTTGGACACCCCATTTTCTGAGCCTCTCCCTCCTGTGATGTAGACTTTGCAGCCAATGGCACAAGCACTGAATTCCTTCCTGGGGCTCGGTAGGTCTGCTTTGGGGATGATCTCTTTCGCCTTGTGGTCCACCTGGTACACCTTATCACACATGAATGTCTGTCCACCCAAGATGAGCAACGTGTGTCCCGCTTTGCGTGGCCTGGCATAAGGACTCGTGACCACCCCATCGTTCTGCAAGATCTTCTTTTTCCACTGAAGGGCCTCATTCATGATTTGCTTGTTCTGTTCTTCAGCCACAATGAGCTCCTCATAGCTCATGGCTTCCTTGAGGCATGCAGAAGGCAGCAAGGCCAGACGCAAGTTCTTCAAGAGCTCCGGGAGGAAAGCTCTCCGCTTGTCCAAGTCATATTTCACCCACTGGAGGACTGCCTTGAAGACCTTCTCCTCATTCTCAATCTCTAGCTCATCACTGGAGATCAAGTCCAGAAGCGTGTCCTTGGAGAGGTGGTTGAAGTCTTCGCTCCCATGGACCATCTCAAAGTTGACCAGGCACATCCTCCAAGAAAGTTCATAGAGCCTCTTGCACTGGTGAGCGTCTGAAAGCACCATCATGCCCAAACAATTGGAAGGGTGCAGATTCTTCTCCAGAAACTCAGCGGCCGCGTCCCGGACATCATGGAACTGGAGCATGTCACCCGCTTCTAGGAGGGACTCTGCATTCTCTTCGTTGATGATGATCTTGGAAGAGTACGCatagtccagcagcagctccaaCACCTCCGGATGGAGGCTATCATGGAAATTCACCTCGTCGCCCAAGCTCTCGCGGAGACCATTGCTGAACATGGCTTCAAAATATCTGCTGGAGGCCGCTAGGACAGCTCGGTGGCACGAGAAGGACTTATTCCCGGCCCAGAGGGTGACGTCTGTGAACATGCAGTGCTTTCGCATGGTGTTGAGGTGAGACAGGACGCAGTCGGGATGGGAAGCTTTGTGGAACAGCAAGATGTTCATGGAACTGGTACTAGTCCGGGACTTACGGTTCTCATGGACGCTGACAGACATGGCTGCAGGAATGCTTTCTGCAGAAGTGAACggaagaaacaaaaacagaatgcTTTGAGTTTCAGGCCGTATTGACTGACAAGGCTGAGCAAAATggagatcttatttatttacatatttttatactgcccaaaacttacatctctgggcagtttacaacaaaatagaaacaaagtaaaacattcgttaacacaaaaatgaaaagtttaaaacattacaacaatttaaaaaatttaaaataatattttaatgcattaaaactattaaaacaatattaattaaaagcctgggtgaacagatgcctctttaaagacttcttaaaagctgtcagagatggggaggctcttatttcactagggagcgcattccaaagcctcggggcagcagcggagaaggcccgtccctgagtggccaccagacgagccagtggcagatgcagacggacctctccagtggATCTCAGCAGGCAATGGGGTTCATGACGAGGAAGGCGTCCTCTTAAATACTTTTTGTCTTTCTGCCCAAGTTTAGCAGTGCACAGCCACCTTTATGAAGCCCAGCTCAGTGAATTTATTTTTAACCCACTGGAATATCAAACTGCAGAATACTACTTACCCTTATGCACTGCATATCTGCTTGTAATGTCCAACCTCTTTTTGTCTGCAGTTATCTCACcccattaatttatttttttaattgccttTTCCCATCTATTGTTTATGCAAGTATCATATCCCTTTCATTTTCTCCCCAGACCTTTGTACATTTCTTccaaagaaggaaaaggaaaagaaagcaaacTACAGGCAACAGAACTCCCCTTAGAAATTAAACATAATACTCCAAATTAAAGACACACACCTCAAATTGTATGGGTATAATTGTGGTTTGGTTTTATTACGGTAATGTTTACAAGGGCCTGTATGAGAAACACTTTTGAAGTATGAGGTTCAACGGTTaataaatggagaggagagctggtcttgtggcagtaagcatgaattggcctctttgctaagtagggtccaccttggtttgaatttgggtgggagactacatgtgagctctgcaaaatattccccttagggccaTAGCTCGGTGGAACATCATCAGCATTGCAGgaagaaggacccaggttcaattcctggcagcatctccaggtagggctgggaagactcctgcctgtaaccttggtgagctgctgccagccagtgtagacagtcctgagctagatggaccaagggtctgactcagtataaggcagcttcctacattccaatGAGGCTTCACCCTTTCAATATGAATTAACCAGCCCTGCAATCACAACCCACTGCAAAGTCCTGCAACATCTCTATTACTTTCTCAGTACAACTCTGAGTGACCTGCAGGGTCTCCCCACCTcccggagg includes:
- the KLHL25 gene encoding kelch-like protein 25 translates to MSVSVHENRKSRTSTSSMNILLFHKASHPDCVLSHLNTMRKHCMFTDVTLWAGNKSFSCHRAVLAASSRYFEAMFSNGLRESLGDEVNFHDSLHPEVLELLLDYAYSSKIIINEENAESLLEAGDMLQFHDVRDAAAEFLEKNLHPSNCLGMMVLSDAHQCKRLYELSWRMCLVNFEMVHGSEDFNHLSKDTLLDLISSDELEIENEEKVFKAVLQWVKYDLDKRRAFLPELLKNLRLALLPSACLKEAMSYEELIVAEEQNKQIMNEALQWKKKILQNDGVVTSPYARPRKAGHTLLILGGQTFMCDKVYQVDHKAKEIIPKADLPSPRKEFSACAIGCKVYITGGRGSENGVSKDVWVYDMVNEEWSKASPMLIARFGHGSAELENCLYVVGGHTAVAGVFPASPSVSLKQVEKYDPVANKWTMVARLQDGVSNAAVVSARLKLYVFGGTSIHRDKVSKVQCYDPVEDQWTIKAQCPQPWRYTAAAVLGSQIFIMGGDTEYTAASAYRFDCETDQWTRVGDMTAKRMSCHALASGNKLYVVGGYFGTQRCKTLDCYDPTTDTWNCITTVPYSLIPTAFVSTWKHLPA